The Candidatus Manganitrophaceae bacterium genome contains a region encoding:
- a CDS encoding glutamate-5-semialdehyde dehydrogenase, translated as MTIKEQVEGQAAKAKEAARVLANTPSDLKDSALLAMALRLEAETAFLIAENKKDLRDGKKKGLAAPLLDRLTLEEKRVGEMAVGLREVAALPDPVGEILKMNRLPNGLQVGRMRVPIGVIGIIYESRPNVTADTAALCVKSGNSVILRGGSEAIYSNRAIASLLRASCESVGLLPDSVTLIETTDRQAIFELLKLDRYIDLIIPRGGEGLIRTVTEHARMPVMKHDKGICHTYVDDGAEIQMAEEICFNAKAQRPATCNAMETLLVHEKIAPSLLPRLVKRFQEAGVTLRGCSSTCAITEKEGMKIASAGEEDWGTEYLDLILSIKVVDSFEAAIKHIARYGSEHSEAIITRDYARANRFLNEVDASAVFVNASTRFNDGYQLGLGAEMGISTSRIHARGPMGLEALTCEKFIILGDGQTR; from the coding sequence ATGACGATTAAAGAGCAGGTTGAAGGACAGGCCGCCAAAGCGAAGGAGGCCGCCAGAGTCCTGGCAAACACCCCTTCCGACTTGAAAGACAGTGCTCTTCTGGCAATGGCCTTACGTCTTGAAGCGGAAACGGCTTTCCTGATCGCCGAGAATAAAAAAGATTTAAGGGACGGGAAAAAAAAGGGCCTTGCCGCGCCCCTTCTCGATCGTCTGACGCTCGAGGAGAAGCGGGTCGGGGAGATGGCCGTGGGCCTGAGAGAGGTGGCGGCGCTTCCCGATCCGGTCGGGGAGATCTTGAAGATGAACCGCCTACCGAACGGCTTGCAAGTTGGAAGAATGCGTGTGCCGATCGGCGTCATCGGGATCATTTACGAGTCACGGCCAAATGTAACCGCCGACACCGCCGCCCTTTGTGTCAAGTCTGGAAACAGTGTTATTCTACGCGGCGGTTCTGAGGCGATCTATTCCAACAGGGCGATTGCAAGTCTCTTAAGGGCGTCCTGCGAATCGGTCGGTCTCCTACCGGATAGTGTAACCTTGATTGAAACAACCGACCGCCAGGCTATCTTTGAACTTCTGAAGCTGGACCGCTACATTGACCTGATCATCCCGCGCGGCGGGGAGGGCCTGATCCGGACCGTCACGGAACATGCCAGAATGCCGGTTATGAAGCATGATAAAGGGATCTGTCATACCTATGTCGATGATGGGGCGGAGATTCAGATGGCGGAAGAAATCTGTTTTAATGCGAAGGCCCAACGGCCAGCCACCTGTAACGCGATGGAAACACTTCTGGTTCATGAAAAAATTGCCCCTTCACTGCTTCCTCGTCTGGTTAAGCGCTTCCAGGAAGCCGGTGTTACGCTCCGCGGCTGTTCAAGTACCTGCGCGATCACTGAAAAAGAGGGGATGAAGATTGCGTCGGCGGGTGAAGAGGACTGGGGTACTGAGTACCTCGATCTTATCCTTTCGATCAAGGTAGTCGATTCATTTGAGGCCGCGATCAAACACATTGCAAGGTATGGATCTGAACATTCCGAGGCAATTATCACACGGGACTATGCCCGCGCGAACCGGTTTTTAAATGAGGTGGACGCCTCGGCCGTTTTTGTTAATGCCTCTACCCGTTTCAATGATGGTTATCAACTGGGACTCGGCGCAGAAATGGGTATTTCAACCAGCCGTATTCACGCGCGGGGCCCGATGGGATTAGAGGCCTTGACCTGTGAAAAGTTTATCATATTGGGAGATGGCCAAACCAGATAA
- a CDS encoding nicotinate-nucleotide adenylyltransferase yields MRIGLLSGTFNPIHNGHLQIAGEVFQRLRLDTVLFIPSGIPPHKSGQKIPPAKYRMEMASLALSGNPRFELCKLEVDRPGKSYSIDTVRALKKLYPKDRLFFILGMDAFLDIASWRDADHLLGLCDFVLISRPGSPFSQLPDIAALRSVDLKPFSQLDKGDRRSYTFPVSEGSALHFLQVRPSPISASEIRRRFAARQETKNLLPEQVESYIIKEQIYVENNNL; encoded by the coding sequence ATGCGAATCGGCCTCTTAAGCGGCACCTTTAATCCAATACATAATGGGCATCTCCAGATTGCGGGGGAGGTTTTTCAGCGGCTCCGTCTCGACACCGTTCTGTTTATCCCCTCTGGGATTCCTCCTCACAAGTCGGGACAAAAAATTCCTCCGGCAAAGTACCGGATGGAGATGGCTTCTCTCGCTTTATCCGGGAACCCCCGTTTTGAATTGTGCAAGCTGGAGGTTGATCGACCGGGGAAGTCCTATTCTATTGATACGGTGAGGGCCTTGAAAAAACTTTACCCGAAGGATCGGCTGTTCTTCATCCTCGGAATGGACGCCTTTCTCGATATCGCAAGCTGGCGGGATGCAGACCATCTGTTAGGGCTTTGTGATTTTGTCCTGATCTCCCGTCCCGGCTCTCCCTTTTCCCAATTGCCGGATATCGCGGCCCTCCGATCTGTCGATCTCAAGCCCTTTTCACAACTGGACAAAGGGGATAGGCGTTCTTATACCTTTCCGGTCAGTGAGGGATCGGCGCTTCATTTCCTCCAGGTCCGGCCAAGCCCGATCTCGGCAAGTGAGATCCGAAGAAGATTTGCTGCCCGGCAGGAAACAAAAAATCTCTTGCCTGAACAGGTGGAGTCATATATAATTAAGGAACAAATCTATGTCGAGAACAACAATCTCTAA
- the rsfS gene encoding ribosome silencing factor, which translates to MSRTTISKDILKHSHEKEPRDAKSKALLIAEVARSKHAEQIVTFHVSDLTSLADYFILCSAESDPQLRAVVDAVQDALSKEGLRPLGVEGRDSGRWVLIDYDDVILHVFNEEARAFYNLDGLWGDAPQLPLPESSDENNPVREEKGGETV; encoded by the coding sequence ATGTCGAGAACAACAATCTCTAAGGATATCCTGAAGCATTCGCATGAAAAAGAACCGCGGGATGCAAAGAGCAAGGCACTTCTGATCGCAGAGGTCGCCCGGTCGAAGCATGCTGAACAGATTGTTACTTTTCATGTCAGTGATCTCACCTCGCTTGCCGATTATTTTATTCTCTGTTCTGCAGAATCAGACCCTCAGCTTCGTGCGGTTGTTGATGCCGTTCAGGACGCTCTTTCAAAGGAAGGGCTTCGCCCCCTTGGGGTTGAAGGCCGTGATTCCGGTCGTTGGGTTCTTATTGACTATGACGATGTGATTCTCCATGTTTTCAATGAGGAGGCCCGTGCGTTTTATAACCTGGACGGGCTTTGGGGAGATGCACCGCAGCTCCCGCTTCCTGAATCAAGCGACGAGAATAATCCTGTCCGTGAGGAAAAAGGGGGTGAGACGGTCTAA
- a CDS encoding tetratricopeptide repeat protein — MHFFVLIFFVLMGLVGYLATLNPGRVTFFLTRDLSLEISITALILFSTALGGFLVILTAGIQQIKDLYVNWQVTRQEKKETQIKLYYTDAVNAYVAKRYRDATSLFQKILALNPTHEGSLLRLGKIHRIESNYNDAIRLHRKARGIDDKNVEVLLALARDLEDAERFEESMQYLREILQSDESNLAALIRLRDLTIRLQQWEEAYPLQEKIAKLSDSEEKRRKEQVVLLGIKYEIGRTLLQRGQSGTARRRFKEAIKLDKTFLPAYIGLVGTHLKDGKIELAAALMEKSYELTNNLILLLRLEDFYLEMGEPEKILRLYRKAIDDDPQNTVLKFYLGRLYYRLEMVDDAFETLQEIEPHVDSFPDLHKILGNLYQRRGDLSLAIEAFKKALKLQTRVLVPYYCPDCDNHTFEWAGRCSRCGLWNSYQAEPILVEKTDKKALVSSPYATPQTQQREVM, encoded by the coding sequence ATGCATTTCTTCGTCCTGATTTTCTTTGTCTTAATGGGTCTGGTCGGATACCTGGCAACACTGAACCCCGGAAGGGTGACCTTCTTCCTCACCCGCGACTTGTCTCTTGAGATCTCGATTACGGCGCTGATCCTCTTCTCCACCGCCCTGGGTGGTTTCCTTGTAATACTTACCGCAGGAATCCAGCAGATAAAAGACCTCTATGTGAATTGGCAGGTAACCCGGCAAGAAAAGAAAGAAACCCAGATTAAACTTTACTATACCGATGCCGTCAATGCCTATGTTGCAAAGCGATATCGGGATGCCACTTCTCTTTTTCAGAAAATACTGGCCCTCAACCCCACGCACGAAGGAAGCCTCCTGCGCTTGGGGAAAATCCACCGTATTGAAAGCAACTATAACGATGCCATTCGTCTTCATCGAAAGGCGCGGGGTATTGACGATAAGAATGTTGAGGTCCTACTCGCCCTTGCGCGTGATCTGGAAGATGCAGAACGATTTGAAGAGTCCATGCAGTACCTGAGAGAAATCCTCCAGTCAGATGAGAGCAATCTGGCGGCCCTTATAAGATTGCGGGATCTCACCATTCGTCTTCAGCAATGGGAGGAGGCCTATCCGCTCCAAGAGAAGATCGCCAAGCTTTCTGACTCCGAGGAAAAGCGTCGGAAGGAACAAGTGGTTTTATTGGGGATCAAGTACGAAATCGGCCGCACGCTCCTTCAGCGGGGCCAGTCCGGAACAGCCCGGAGGCGGTTTAAAGAGGCGATCAAGCTCGATAAAACTTTCTTGCCCGCGTACATCGGCCTGGTGGGAACCCACCTCAAGGACGGGAAGATTGAACTGGCCGCGGCCCTGATGGAAAAATCTTACGAATTGACGAACAACCTCATTCTGCTGCTCCGCCTGGAAGACTTCTATCTTGAGATGGGTGAGCCTGAAAAGATCCTCAGGCTTTATCGGAAGGCCATCGACGACGACCCCCAGAATACGGTCCTGAAGTTCTATCTTGGACGGCTTTATTATCGTCTCGAAATGGTCGATGATGCCTTTGAAACATTGCAGGAGATCGAACCCCATGTGGACTCTTTCCCCGATTTGCATAAAATCCTGGGAAATCTTTATCAGAGACGGGGTGATCTTTCGCTGGCCATAGAAGCTTTCAAGAAGGCCTTGAAATTACAGACGCGCGTATTGGTCCCCTACTACTGCCCGGATTGTGACAATCATACCTTTGAGTGGGCAGGTCGATGCAGCCGCTGCGGTCTTTGGAACAGTTATCAGGCAGAGCCGATTCTGGTCGAGAAAACGGATAAAAAGGCCCTGGTCTCCTCTCCCTACGCTACCCCCCAAACCCAACAGAGAGAGGTGATGTAA
- a CDS encoding 2,3-bisphosphoglycerate-independent phosphoglycerate mutase, with product MSLRPKPVLLLILDGWGINARSEGNAIALAEPQFYQSLLENFPATQLDASGEAVGLPEGQMGNSEVGHMNIGAGRIVYQDLTQISKAISGGFFAENETLRTGIQTATREKSTLHLMGLLSDGGVHSHIDHLFSLLDMARAEGVTRLRVHPFLDGRDTPPKSAPGYIDLLEKALDRKKPGGADWRIATVIGRYYAMDRDQRWERLTKAYEAIVSGTGVQADSASAALEESYKAGVTDEFVVPVVIYDREGPVGAIEDRDSLLFFNFRADRARQMTRALTEKKFDDFSRKCFRSLASFVSMTSYGETFTHPVGFQSVQLGQVLGEVLSERGLRQLRIAETEKYAHVTYFFNGGREAPFEGEERILIPSPKDVATYDEKPQMSAFELKDQVICQIKQEKFDFIVLNFANPDMVGHSGKLEAAIQAVKVIDQCLDAIVETVLAAGGSILITADHGNLEQMLDYETGAPHTAHTTLPVPLILVSHEQVSLRPGIHADLAPTILDLMQIPKPLQMDRDSLIVWPEVS from the coding sequence TTGTCCCTACGACCGAAGCCGGTTCTCCTGCTTATACTGGATGGATGGGGGATCAATGCGCGTTCCGAGGGCAATGCCATCGCCTTGGCGGAGCCCCAATTTTATCAATCCCTCCTGGAGAATTTTCCCGCGACACAACTTGACGCGTCCGGAGAGGCGGTCGGACTTCCCGAGGGTCAGATGGGGAACTCCGAGGTGGGGCACATGAACATCGGCGCCGGGCGCATTGTGTACCAGGACCTGACCCAAATCAGTAAGGCGATCTCAGGTGGTTTCTTCGCAGAAAATGAGACGCTTCGTACAGGCATCCAGACCGCCACCCGAGAAAAAAGTACGCTCCACCTGATGGGGCTTCTCTCAGATGGCGGGGTCCACAGCCATATCGACCACCTTTTTTCTCTTTTGGACATGGCGCGGGCAGAAGGGGTCACGCGGCTTCGCGTCCATCCCTTCCTGGACGGACGGGACACCCCTCCAAAAAGTGCTCCGGGCTATATCGATCTTCTGGAAAAGGCCCTGGACAGGAAAAAACCAGGGGGCGCGGATTGGAGAATTGCCACGGTCATCGGGCGTTATTACGCGATGGACCGTGACCAGCGGTGGGAAAGGCTGACCAAGGCTTATGAGGCCATCGTTTCTGGAACGGGGGTGCAGGCGGACTCCGCGAGCGCCGCCCTGGAAGAGAGTTACAAGGCGGGGGTCACCGATGAGTTTGTCGTGCCGGTGGTTATTTATGATCGCGAAGGGCCGGTCGGCGCGATAGAAGATCGGGACAGCCTGCTCTTTTTTAACTTCAGAGCAGACCGTGCCCGTCAAATGACGCGTGCTCTGACGGAAAAGAAATTCGACGACTTTTCCCGCAAATGCTTCCGCAGTCTGGCTTCCTTTGTTTCGATGACCTCTTACGGTGAAACCTTTACCCATCCGGTGGGTTTTCAATCGGTTCAGCTCGGCCAGGTATTAGGAGAAGTGTTGAGTGAGCGGGGCCTCCGTCAGTTGCGGATTGCCGAGACAGAAAAATATGCCCATGTGACCTATTTTTTCAACGGCGGTCGGGAAGCCCCGTTTGAGGGGGAAGAGCGGATACTCATCCCGTCTCCAAAGGACGTGGCCACCTATGATGAAAAGCCGCAAATGAGCGCTTTCGAGCTCAAGGATCAGGTGATCTGCCAGATCAAGCAGGAGAAATTCGATTTTATCGTGCTTAATTTTGCCAACCCCGACATGGTGGGGCATTCCGGAAAGTTAGAGGCCGCCATTCAGGCGGTCAAGGTCATTGATCAATGTCTCGACGCGATAGTAGAGACGGTGCTGGCTGCGGGCGGATCTATCTTGATTACGGCGGACCATGGAAATCTGGAGCAGATGCTTGACTACGAAACAGGCGCGCCACATACGGCACACACCACCCTCCCGGTCCCCTTGATCCTCGTCTCTCACGAACAGGTCTCACTGCGCCCGGGGATTCATGCCGATCTCGCGCCGACGATTCTAGACCTGATGCAGATCCCAAAGCCTTTACAGATGGACCGCGACTCTTTGATCGTCTGGCCAGAAGTTTCGTAA
- a CDS encoding CBS domain-containing protein — protein sequence MRRIDYMVGGEDFSKMLAAHFMQADVYYYSGSATGDKLATAITMGGFGSVPIVDKEKKLIGIVSEFDLLEAISKGKELQKITAEEIMTKTPISVLEFTASGDVIALLNEKHLIRVPVVDKDCVLVGILSRRDILEGYLKSREKTSPWWS from the coding sequence ATGAGAAGGATTGATTACATGGTCGGAGGGGAGGATTTTTCTAAGATGCTGGCCGCCCATTTTATGCAGGCGGACGTCTACTATTACTCTGGAAGCGCGACGGGAGACAAGCTGGCGACCGCCATTACGATGGGCGGCTTCGGGAGCGTTCCGATTGTTGATAAAGAGAAAAAACTGATCGGGATTGTCAGCGAATTTGATCTTCTCGAGGCGATTTCAAAGGGGAAAGAGCTGCAGAAGATTACAGCGGAAGAGATTATGACCAAGACCCCGATTTCCGTCCTGGAATTTACCGCTTCAGGCGATGTTATCGCGCTCCTAAATGAAAAACACCTCATTCGGGTCCCTGTTGTCGATAAGGATTGCGTGCTTGTTGGAATTCTGTCCCGGCGGGATATCCTGGAGGGCTACTTAAAGTCGCGGGAGAAGACCTCGCCCTGGTGGTCCTAG
- a CDS encoding inositol monophosphatase yields MVDLEAFKKIAVQAAKRGGKILKAGLQQEITVSYKEALEIVTNIDTRSEKAIVTLISRYFPDHQIMAEEGSGRESRSPYKWIIDPLDGTTNFSHRFPFFCVSIALEVKGRVCLGVIYDPVRRELFSAEKGKGAFLNGLPIQISSVKGLKQSLLVTGFSYDIQTDPENTFNHFINFTLNAQAVRRTGSAALDLCYVAAGRFDGFWETKLRPWDIAAGSLILREAGGRITDFTGGAYSIYEDEILATNRKIHKEMIEILKKKKT; encoded by the coding sequence ATGGTTGATTTGGAAGCTTTTAAAAAGATTGCTGTTCAGGCGGCGAAGCGGGGCGGGAAAATTCTGAAGGCGGGGCTTCAGCAGGAGATCACGGTTTCCTACAAGGAGGCGCTCGAGATTGTGACCAATATTGATACCCGCTCCGAAAAGGCCATCGTGACACTGATCAGCCGGTATTTTCCCGACCACCAGATCATGGCCGAAGAGGGCTCTGGAAGAGAGAGCCGGTCTCCGTATAAATGGATTATCGACCCTTTGGACGGGACGACTAATTTTTCCCACCGCTTTCCCTTTTTTTGTGTCTCCATCGCCCTGGAGGTGAAGGGCCGCGTTTGCCTGGGCGTCATTTATGATCCCGTCCGTCGGGAACTCTTTAGCGCTGAAAAAGGGAAGGGGGCTTTTTTGAATGGCTTGCCCATTCAGATCTCTTCAGTCAAAGGTCTGAAGCAGAGCCTTCTGGTCACCGGTTTTTCCTACGATATTCAGACCGATCCGGAAAATACCTTCAATCATTTTATTAATTTTACCCTCAATGCCCAGGCGGTCAGGAGGACGGGGTCGGCGGCCCTGGATCTTTGCTATGTCGCCGCAGGTCGTTTTGACGGGTTTTGGGAGACGAAGCTGCGTCCCTGGGACATTGCAGCCGGATCACTTATTCTGAGGGAAGCTGGAGGAAGAATCACCGACTTCACGGGCGGAGCTTACTCTATTTACGAGGACGAAATCCTGGCGACCAACAGAAAGATTCACAAAGAGATGATAGAGATCCTGAAAAAGAAGAAAACGTAA
- a CDS encoding site-2 protease family protein, translating to MANGQPQPYEESVSLSIAEGDSQEIAEDDKVDFIIPGILFFLTVLTTLVAGSRMEGGLPFKNPADLLKGGPFSLALMSILFVHEMGHYITAKFYGVKTTPPYFMPGPWPGNFIFGIGTFGAFIRMKSPIVKKTALLDIGAAGPIAGFVISVLAVIIGLQSSKIVEMEAGRSLFRLGDPLIFTAIASILGKNPPAGFDIALNSVAFAGWIGFFVTSLNLLPIGQLDGGHIAYALLGQKQRFVSIGMVFVLIVLGVTGWTGWLLWAGLTAVLGVRHPPTMDENAPLDLKHQLVGWGSLVLFIITFMPTPFMPGS from the coding sequence ATGGCAAACGGCCAACCCCAACCTTATGAGGAGAGCGTCTCTCTTTCAATCGCAGAGGGGGATTCACAGGAGATTGCAGAAGACGACAAGGTCGATTTTATCATCCCGGGCATTCTCTTTTTCCTGACCGTTCTCACGACCCTGGTTGCGGGCTCTCGCATGGAGGGGGGGCTTCCGTTTAAAAATCCGGCGGATCTGCTCAAAGGGGGTCCCTTTTCACTCGCACTGATGTCCATCCTGTTTGTTCATGAAATGGGTCACTACATCACAGCAAAATTCTATGGGGTGAAGACAACGCCGCCCTATTTTATGCCAGGCCCTTGGCCCGGCAACTTTATATTTGGTATCGGAACCTTCGGAGCCTTCATCCGGATGAAGTCTCCCATCGTGAAGAAAACCGCACTACTGGATATCGGCGCGGCGGGTCCGATTGCGGGCTTTGTGATTTCGGTTCTTGCGGTGATTATCGGCTTGCAATCTTCCAAGATTGTGGAGATGGAAGCGGGAAGATCCCTTTTCCGACTGGGAGATCCACTCATTTTCACGGCCATCGCCTCCATCCTCGGGAAAAACCCTCCGGCCGGATTTGACATCGCTTTGAACTCTGTTGCCTTTGCCGGATGGATCGGATTTTTTGTGACTTCGCTGAACCTTCTCCCGATCGGGCAATTGGATGGGGGGCACATCGCCTATGCCCTGCTGGGTCAAAAACAACGTTTTGTTTCAATCGGAATGGTCTTCGTCCTCATCGTGCTTGGAGTGACCGGTTGGACGGGGTGGCTGCTCTGGGCCGGTTTGACCGCCGTGCTTGGCGTACGGCACCCTCCCACGATGGATGAAAACGCCCCCCTCGACCTTAAACATCAGTTGGTCGGCTGGGGATCACTCGTCCTCTTCATTATTACCTTTATGCCGACCCCCTTCATGCCCGGTTCCTGA
- the htpG gene encoding molecular chaperone HtpG, protein MSAVSGKKETFEYKAEMNQLLNLIVHSLYTHPEIFLRELISNASDASNKVRYLQMTDDTILDRNKELTIKIEVDEKAQRFSIEDAGVGMSRKDLINNIGKIASSGTLKFLEQAKGEKDDFGDLIGQFGVGFYSAFMVTDQIVIETRYADKEGVGLRWTSSLGGNYTIEEIERKERGTKISFQLKDEFKELSTEVRIKNTIKKYSNFADFPIYVGKEQVNTIAPLWTRKAKDLKEEELNEFYKFIANDWEDPLDYLSLSLEGVGATFKALLFIPKNAPFELMRMQEHKTLQLYSNRVMIMEDCKDLLPEYLQFVRGVVDTEDLPLNVSRETVQSSPVMQKIKTTLTQKILAWLDKMATKESKKYAEFYSTFGKLFKYGVNSDFSNKEKIVDLLRFESSGKNEGVLSSFKEYVTRMKDDQKEIYYLSGESRDQVETNPNMEYFKKHETEVLYLIDPVDAFIIPSIPEYDKKPVKAIDKGDLDLQGDEKEGEKEKNQLSNALIDLFKETLKDRAKEVRVSKRLVDSAVTLVASADGADKHTEQLMKMMGQEVPLSKRILEVNADHPVIRNLSKRYIANDKDPLISKCILGLFESAQLIDDELVSKNTYVKRMMEIMEEATQ, encoded by the coding sequence ATGAGTGCGGTCAGCGGCAAGAAAGAGACCTTTGAGTATAAAGCGGAAATGAATCAGCTTTTAAATCTGATTGTCCACTCCCTATACACACACCCTGAGATATTCTTAAGAGAACTGATTTCAAATGCCTCGGACGCCTCCAATAAAGTCCGTTATTTGCAAATGACGGATGACACAATTTTAGATCGCAATAAAGAATTGACGATTAAAATAGAGGTTGATGAAAAGGCACAGCGCTTTTCGATTGAAGACGCCGGTGTCGGCATGTCGCGTAAGGATTTGATCAATAACATCGGGAAGATCGCCTCTTCTGGAACATTAAAATTTTTAGAGCAAGCCAAAGGAGAGAAAGATGATTTCGGCGATTTGATCGGGCAGTTTGGCGTGGGATTTTATTCGGCCTTCATGGTGACCGATCAGATTGTCATTGAAACGCGTTATGCCGACAAAGAGGGTGTCGGCTTGCGATGGACCTCATCGCTGGGCGGAAATTATACAATCGAAGAGATTGAACGGAAGGAAAGAGGGACGAAGATTTCTTTTCAGTTAAAGGATGAATTCAAAGAATTATCAACGGAAGTAAGAATAAAAAACACGATTAAAAAATATTCAAACTTTGCTGATTTTCCGATTTATGTCGGGAAAGAGCAGGTAAATACCATCGCGCCCCTATGGACCCGGAAGGCAAAGGATCTTAAGGAGGAGGAGCTCAACGAGTTTTACAAATTTATTGCTAATGACTGGGAAGACCCTCTAGATTATTTGTCTCTTTCGCTTGAAGGGGTCGGCGCGACATTCAAGGCCCTGCTGTTTATTCCTAAAAATGCGCCTTTTGAACTCATGAGGATGCAGGAGCATAAGACCTTACAGCTCTATTCTAATCGCGTGATGATCATGGAAGATTGCAAAGACTTATTGCCGGAATATCTCCAGTTTGTCCGGGGGGTTGTGGACACGGAGGATCTGCCGCTCAATGTTTCGAGGGAAACGGTGCAGTCTTCGCCCGTGATGCAAAAAATAAAAACCACGCTCACCCAGAAAATCCTTGCCTGGCTCGATAAAATGGCGACAAAGGAGTCAAAGAAGTATGCCGAATTTTATAGCACCTTTGGCAAGCTTTTTAAGTACGGGGTGAACAGCGATTTTTCAAACAAGGAAAAAATTGTTGACCTGCTGCGCTTTGAAAGCTCAGGGAAAAATGAGGGCGTCCTCTCCTCGTTTAAAGAGTACGTTACCCGCATGAAGGACGATCAGAAGGAGATTTATTATTTATCGGGTGAGAGCCGTGATCAAGTTGAAACCAATCCGAATATGGAATATTTTAAAAAACATGAGACAGAGGTTTTGTACCTGATCGACCCTGTAGATGCTTTTATTATTCCATCCATTCCGGAGTATGATAAAAAGCCGGTTAAAGCCATCGACAAAGGCGATCTTGATTTACAAGGGGATGAAAAAGAAGGAGAGAAAGAAAAGAATCAACTCTCTAACGCACTGATTGATTTGTTTAAAGAAACGCTGAAAGACCGGGCGAAAGAGGTTCGGGTTTCAAAACGCCTTGTCGATTCGGCGGTGACCTTGGTCGCAAGCGCTGATGGCGCGGATAAGCATACCGAGCAGTTGATGAAAATGATGGGCCAGGAGGTGCCTTTATCCAAACGAATCCTGGAAGTGAATGCCGATCATCCTGTGATTCGGAATCTATCGAAACGCTATATCGCAAATGACAAAGACCCTCTGATCTCCAAATGCATCCTCGGACTTTTTGAAAGCGCGCAACTCATTGATGATGAACTGGTTTCCAAAAATACGTATGTCAAAAGAATGATGGAAATTATGGAGGAAGCAACACAATAA